A single genomic interval of Brevibacillus brevis harbors:
- a CDS encoding SMI1/KNR4 family protein, whose protein sequence is MDIGEYIKNGFEAYYARYNQVTEEGFCRWMRPDVPDVMKVADVDEEWSRWKLVPSSVSHDDVAALEEEFGLKFPEWYKAFISTYHHYFDVIPEQGMDEPFDRIKDMYNPLLCKLGYLPFSWDAEYGKLRCIDLQESPDEEKCGIYEIDHEILFEMDEENTERNELKESLIFLYPNFKTYFDHTFLERE, encoded by the coding sequence ATGGATATAGGAGAGTATATCAAGAATGGTTTTGAAGCTTACTATGCCCGATATAACCAAGTGACAGAGGAGGGCTTTTGCAGATGGATGCGACCAGACGTCCCTGATGTCATGAAGGTAGCTGATGTCGATGAAGAATGGTCCAGATGGAAGCTGGTTCCTTCTAGCGTAAGTCACGATGATGTCGCAGCGCTCGAAGAAGAATTTGGGCTAAAATTTCCAGAGTGGTATAAAGCCTTTATTTCTACTTACCATCATTATTTCGACGTCATTCCTGAACAAGGGATGGATGAGCCATTCGACCGTATAAAGGATATGTACAATCCATTGCTTTGCAAGCTAGGTTACCTTCCTTTTTCATGGGATGCAGAGTACGGCAAACTACGATGTATCGATTTACAAGAAAGTCCGGATGAAGAGAAGTGTGGAATCTATGAAATTGACCATGAAATTTTGTTTGAAATGGATGAAGAAAATACAGAACGCAACGAATTGAAAGAATCACTGATCTTTTTGTATCCGAATTTCAAAACTTATTTTGACCACACTTTTTTAGAACGCGAATGA
- a CDS encoding histidine phosphatase family protein has product MKTFIYMVRHGESLKTEGDERTRGLTEKGRSDAHIITHILKDEGIDAFISSPYKRAMATIEEFAQSVGKEIVVFEELRELVFIENDQIMSDNELYPLVKKMFSEPDFSLPGGESIRICQNRVVRTMQKILEQYRGQKVVIGTHGAVMTLMMGYFDPQYDLEFLLETSKPDIYKMEFQDEVLIETKRLWGTDLL; this is encoded by the coding sequence ATGAAAACCTTTATTTATATGGTTCGGCACGGAGAATCACTGAAAACCGAAGGAGACGAGAGAACGCGCGGGCTGACGGAAAAAGGTAGGTCAGATGCCCATATCATCACTCACATATTGAAAGACGAGGGGATAGATGCGTTCATTTCGAGTCCGTATAAAAGGGCAATGGCAACAATAGAAGAATTCGCACAGTCCGTAGGGAAAGAGATCGTCGTTTTTGAAGAGTTGAGAGAGCTCGTTTTTATTGAAAATGATCAGATTATGTCCGATAACGAATTGTACCCATTAGTAAAGAAGATGTTTTCTGAGCCAGACTTTTCGCTGCCTGGGGGGGAATCTATTCGAATTTGCCAGAATCGTGTGGTAAGAACGATGCAAAAGATTTTGGAACAATATCGCGGACAGAAAGTTGTAATAGGAACGCATGGCGCAGTTATGACATTGATGATGGGTTACTTTGACCCTCAGTACGACTTGGAGTTTTTATTGGAGACGTCAAAGCCCGATATATACAAAATGGAATTTCAGGATGAAGTGCTCATAGAAACAAAACGATTATGGGGAACAGACTTGCTATAG